One stretch of Arachis hypogaea cultivar Tifrunner chromosome 20, arahy.Tifrunner.gnm2.J5K5, whole genome shotgun sequence DNA includes these proteins:
- the LOC112785765 gene encoding uncharacterized protein, with the protein MPARAIRGESGGGHASGEKEGIKGDNNKIQGQRISFRDKVVGVSTRRALEVADSLDGDNMATVVGKQGDSEIPTVTFIEEAKEILAEPYKDAIVIKVLGKNFSYTAITHRLKGVWRTKGGYEVLDVGFGYFLVKFDLLEDREKVLLGGPLMITGSYVAVKPWSSSFRPCENTFGSTMVWIRITGLNIKYYQERVMKMIASAVGKPIHIDLATKSAERKKYARACVQINLGLPVIKRFKLMVICMT; encoded by the coding sequence ATGCCGGCGAGAGCAATAAGGGGGGAGAGTGGAGGTGGGCATGCATCAGGTGAAAAGGAGGGAATTAAAGGAGACAATAACAAGATTCAAGGTCAGCGGATATCGTTCAGAGATAAAGTTGTGGGTGTCTCAACAAGGAGAGCTTTGGAGGTTGCTGATTCTCTTGATGGGGATAACATGGCTACAGTAGTTGGTAAGCAAGGCGATTCGGAGATACCAACTGTAACGTTCATTGAAGAAGCAAAGGAGATATTGGCAGAGCCCTACAAAGATGCCATCGTGATCAAAGTTCTTGGAAAAAACTTTAGCTATACGGCGATCACGCACAGGCTTAAAGGAGTCTGGAGAACCAAAGGAGGATATGAGGTACTAGATGTCGGTTTTGGCTATTTTTTAGTCAAATTTGATCTCTTGGAGGATAGAGAAAAAGTTCTCCTTGGAGGACCGTTGATGATTACTGGTAGTTATGTTGCGGTTAAACCTTGGAGTTCTTCATTCAGACCTTGTGAAAACACTTTTGGGTCTACCATGGTTTGGATAAGAATCACAGGTTTAAACATTAAATATTATCAAGAGAGAGTCATGAAAATGATTGCGTCAGCTGTTGGCAAACCGATCCACATCGACTTAGCCACCAAGTCTGCGGAGAGGAAAAAGTATGCAAGAGCATGTGTGCAAATTAACTTGGGACTTCCAGTCATAAAAAGATTCAAGTTGATGGTCATATGTATGACATAG